In a genomic window of Occallatibacter riparius:
- a CDS encoding lactonase family protein, which produces MKTRAFLIACLCGGLCTAGVSAQRGPGSSNPEATNDSAGVSAYVYVSATVANTHRAQIYAFAAASDGKLTQVADAPFPYNVTFLATNGLYLFGSDASGTYIHAYQIGPEGSLRPAASTSVVQAKNGCDSAGALFLDHTGATIYNVDYYGAGCSDAAYQAFAVEKTTGSLRLVNQTPAGMTGSILRFAGNNSFAYGANCGRSKTSIYGYIRKGDGSLERLDTRITVPAGASDQLWCPHLAAADTTNHVAVAMYPTSNGHQVSGPYQLATYTQDENGTLTTSSTSENMPKVAVGEVTDIYMSPSGKLLAVAGSNGLQLFRFNGSNPITPLTGLLTRQEVDQMFWDNDDHLYALGQAAGKLWVFTATEESFASAPGSPWPIPGAQNIIVQPWPLPWSTTQPGAAQSARADVRNTPATSLP; this is translated from the coding sequence GTGAAAACCCGCGCTTTCCTCATCGCATGCCTTTGCGGGGGCTTGTGCACGGCAGGTGTGTCTGCGCAACGCGGCCCCGGTAGTTCGAATCCCGAAGCTACGAACGACAGTGCCGGCGTCAGTGCCTACGTCTATGTCTCTGCCACCGTCGCAAACACCCACCGCGCACAGATCTACGCCTTTGCAGCGGCATCTGACGGAAAACTGACGCAGGTAGCAGACGCGCCGTTCCCATACAACGTGACGTTCCTGGCGACCAACGGGCTCTATCTCTTCGGCTCCGATGCATCCGGCACCTACATCCATGCCTACCAGATTGGTCCCGAAGGCTCACTTCGTCCCGCCGCTTCCACCAGCGTTGTCCAGGCGAAGAACGGCTGCGACAGCGCCGGCGCTCTCTTCCTCGACCACACGGGTGCCACCATTTACAACGTCGATTATTACGGCGCCGGATGTTCCGATGCGGCCTACCAGGCTTTTGCAGTGGAGAAGACCACCGGAAGTCTTCGCCTGGTGAACCAGACTCCTGCCGGCATGACCGGATCGATTCTGCGCTTTGCCGGCAACAACAGCTTCGCGTACGGCGCAAATTGCGGTCGGTCCAAAACGTCCATCTACGGCTACATTCGCAAAGGTGATGGCTCACTCGAGCGCCTTGATACTCGGATCACAGTTCCAGCGGGAGCCTCGGACCAATTATGGTGCCCGCACCTTGCCGCTGCCGACACGACCAATCATGTAGCGGTCGCCATGTATCCCACCTCCAATGGACATCAGGTAAGCGGACCCTATCAGTTAGCAACCTACACACAGGATGAGAACGGCACGCTCACCACATCCAGCACTTCTGAAAACATGCCGAAGGTCGCTGTAGGCGAAGTAACCGATATCTACATGTCGCCTTCCGGAAAGCTGCTCGCCGTGGCCGGCTCGAACGGATTGCAGCTCTTCCGCTTCAACGGCTCAAATCCCATAACCCCGCTTACGGGACTGCTGACCCGGCAGGAAGTCGACCAGATGTTCTGGGACAACGACGACCATCTGTATGCCCTCGGCCAGGCCGCCGGAAAGCTGTGGGTGTTCACTGCCACCGAGGAATCATTTGCCTCCGCGCCCGGTTCGCCATGGCCAATTCCCGGCGCACAGAACATCATCGTTCAGCCTTGGCCCTTGCCCTGGAGCACAACCCAACCTGGCGCGGCTCAGTCAGCGCGCGCTGATGTCCGAAATACACCGGCAACGTCGCTACCCTGA
- a CDS encoding tetratricopeptide repeat protein, translating to MTLALCLAATAAVGQQSSYTIQRQQALALEQQRNFSEAESAWQTLSKTHPENPEPYAHIAVLEARQEHYKEAIPLYRKALEMNPHVPGLRFNLALALFKDGQLKEAIPEFSALLKTAPPNSPDSQRLTILLGMSHYGLAEYAEAVPFLKQAAGNDAQNLPLRLALAHSCLWSKQMQCVMDVYHEILNLNAESAEADMLAGEALDEMKDNEGSTKMFRAAVKANPKEPNVHFGLGYLLWTQKQYPEAATEFQAELANDPAHAQAMLYLGDTYLQLNKQEEARLLLQKAVGLDSSLWLAHLDLGIIDSDAGRNDDALRELLAAAKLKDDDVNVHWRLARLYRTIGKKDEAKVEFDKASKLNKAADEDLYRKIANGRQRPPESSPPAAVAPNP from the coding sequence GTGACATTGGCATTGTGCCTGGCGGCAACGGCCGCTGTGGGGCAGCAAAGCTCGTACACGATCCAACGTCAGCAGGCTCTCGCATTGGAGCAGCAGCGTAATTTCAGTGAGGCGGAATCCGCCTGGCAGACGTTGTCGAAGACTCACCCCGAGAATCCCGAGCCGTATGCGCACATTGCTGTGCTGGAGGCGCGGCAGGAGCACTACAAAGAGGCCATTCCGCTTTATCGCAAGGCGCTGGAAATGAACCCGCATGTACCTGGTCTCCGCTTCAACTTGGCGCTCGCGCTTTTCAAGGACGGGCAGTTGAAGGAGGCCATTCCGGAGTTCTCGGCGTTGCTCAAGACTGCGCCGCCCAACTCTCCGGACTCGCAACGGCTCACCATCCTGCTTGGCATGTCACATTACGGGCTGGCCGAATATGCGGAAGCAGTTCCCTTCTTGAAGCAGGCAGCGGGAAACGACGCGCAGAATCTTCCGCTGCGGCTTGCGCTTGCGCACAGCTGCCTGTGGTCGAAGCAGATGCAGTGCGTGATGGATGTGTATCACGAGATTCTGAATCTCAATGCGGAATCGGCCGAAGCGGACATGCTCGCCGGCGAAGCCCTTGATGAGATGAAAGACAACGAGGGCTCCACCAAGATGTTTCGCGCGGCGGTGAAGGCGAATCCGAAGGAGCCGAACGTCCATTTCGGATTGGGCTACTTGCTTTGGACCCAGAAGCAGTACCCCGAAGCTGCAACGGAATTTCAAGCTGAGCTGGCCAATGATCCCGCGCACGCGCAGGCAATGCTCTACCTAGGAGACACATACCTGCAATTAAATAAGCAGGAAGAGGCGCGGCTATTGCTGCAGAAGGCGGTCGGGCTGGATTCGTCGTTGTGGCTCGCGCACCTAGATCTTGGGATCATTGACTCGGATGCGGGTCGCAATGACGACGCCTTGCGCGAGTTGTTGGCTGCGGCGAAATTGAAAGACGACGACGTTAACGTGCACTGGCGTCTTGCGAGGCTCTATCGCACAATCGGCAAGAAGGACGAGGCGAAGGTTGAGTTCGATAAGGCCAGCAAGCTGAACAAGGCGGCGGACGAAGATCTGTATCGAAAAATCGCAAACGGTCGTCAGCGCCCGCCTGAGTCTTCACCGCCAGCAGCGGTAGCACCTAATCCCTAG